A single Comamonas sp. NLF-1-9 DNA region contains:
- a CDS encoding bifunctional UDP-sugar hydrolase/5'-nucleotidase, whose translation MQQGFTVAGLGRLAALWALALGLLWGCGSSQEPSLPQHMQITLLGLNDFHGNLQPPGLSVNAAAAGEAPRPVPAGGAAALATLVARLKAERPHTAVVAAGDLIGASPLVSSLFLDEPTIEALNLIGLDFAATGNHEYDQGWQELKRMQDGGCERHTAKIPCQLSQPFEGARFRYLTANTERSGGATLFAPSAVRFFEQDGARIGVGFIGLTLKNTPHMVRPSGVQGLAFTDEAEAANAQIAPLRAQGADLIVVLIHEGASSRQPLQDTSCDGLSGDILPVVQRLSSEVDVVISGHTHQAYLCDYRHIDPAKPLLLTSAGVYGTLLTEINLSVDLARRRVVQRSARQHIVRSAAEGNDATLPPGYPPEPAVQALVERYAAAAAPLASAPAGRLAAAATRSLLPNGESVLGRITADALLAATRGAQAGGAQIAFMNSGGVRADLVPGAEGQVSYGQVYAVQPFGNTLLSLSLTGAQLQAVLEQQFDSGSNTVQSPRILQVSQGFSYAFDRSRPTGQRISQMQLNGQAIVPTQDYRVGLQNYLASGGDNFSVFTQGRDIVGGGLDVDALADYLREQSSKAPMALPTAARITALN comes from the coding sequence ATGCAGCAAGGGTTCACGGTCGCAGGTCTCGGGCGTCTGGCCGCGCTCTGGGCGCTTGCGCTGGGGCTGCTCTGGGGCTGTGGCAGCTCGCAGGAGCCGAGCCTGCCGCAGCACATGCAGATCACGCTGCTGGGCTTGAACGACTTTCACGGCAACCTGCAGCCGCCCGGCCTGAGCGTGAACGCGGCCGCCGCCGGCGAGGCGCCGCGGCCCGTGCCTGCGGGGGGCGCCGCCGCCCTGGCCACGCTGGTCGCCCGCCTGAAGGCCGAGCGGCCACACACCGCAGTAGTGGCGGCGGGCGACCTGATCGGTGCCTCGCCGCTGGTGTCCTCGCTGTTTCTCGACGAACCGACGATCGAGGCGCTCAACCTCATCGGCCTGGATTTCGCCGCCACAGGCAACCACGAATACGACCAGGGCTGGCAAGAGCTCAAGCGCATGCAAGACGGCGGCTGCGAGCGCCACACCGCCAAGATTCCCTGCCAGCTGAGCCAGCCCTTTGAGGGCGCGCGCTTTCGCTACCTGACGGCCAACACCGAGCGCAGCGGCGGCGCCACGCTGTTTGCGCCCAGCGCCGTCAGGTTTTTCGAGCAGGACGGCGCGCGCATCGGCGTGGGCTTCATCGGCCTGACGCTGAAGAACACCCCGCACATGGTGCGCCCCAGCGGCGTGCAAGGCCTTGCCTTCACCGACGAGGCCGAAGCCGCCAACGCCCAGATCGCACCACTGCGCGCCCAGGGGGCCGACCTCATCGTGGTGTTGATCCACGAGGGCGCAAGCAGCCGCCAGCCGCTGCAAGACACGAGCTGCGACGGCCTTTCGGGCGACATCCTGCCCGTCGTGCAGCGCCTGTCGAGCGAAGTGGACGTGGTCATCTCCGGCCACACCCACCAGGCCTATCTGTGCGACTACCGCCACATCGACCCGGCCAAGCCCTTGTTGCTGACCAGCGCCGGCGTCTACGGCACGCTGCTCACCGAAATCAATTTGAGCGTGGACCTGGCGCGCCGACGCGTGGTGCAGCGCAGCGCCCGCCAGCACATCGTGCGCAGCGCCGCAGAGGGCAATGACGCAACGCTGCCGCCGGGCTACCCGCCGGAGCCGGCAGTGCAAGCGCTGGTCGAGCGCTACGCCGCCGCCGCGGCCCCGCTGGCCAGCGCCCCGGCCGGGCGTCTGGCCGCTGCCGCCACGCGCAGTCTGCTGCCCAATGGCGAAAGCGTGCTCGGGCGCATCACCGCCGACGCGCTGCTTGCCGCCACCCGGGGCGCGCAGGCCGGCGGCGCGCAAATCGCCTTCATGAATTCGGGCGGCGTGCGCGCCGACCTCGTCCCCGGCGCGGAGGGCCAGGTGAGCTACGGCCAGGTCTACGCGGTGCAACCCTTTGGCAACACCTTGCTGAGCCTGAGCCTCACGGGCGCGCAGCTGCAGGCCGTGCTGGAGCAGCAGTTCGACAGCGGCAGCAATACCGTGCAGAGCCCGCGCATCCTGCAGGTTTCACAAGGTTTCAGCTATGCGTTTGACCGCAGCCGGCCCACCGGGCAGCGCATCAGCCAGATGCAGCTCAATGGTCAAGCCATCGTGCCCACGCAGGATTACCGCGTCGGGCTGCAGAACTACCTGGCCTCGGGGGGCGACAACTTCAGCGTCTTCACGCAAGGGCGCGACATCGTCGGCGGCGGTCTGGACGTGGATGCGCTGGCCGATTACCTGCGCGAGCAAAGCAGCAAGGCACCGATGGCGCTGCCGACGGCCGCGCGCATCACCGCCCTGAACTGA
- the metG gene encoding methionine--tRNA ligase, with protein MSARKIFVTTALPYANGKFHIGHIMEYIQADTWVRAQRMAGAEVNFVGADDAHGAPIMIAAEKAGKTPQQFVAEIAAGRKEYLDGFHIAFDNWHSTDAPENHELAQQIYLDLKANGLIETRTIEQFYDPQKGMFLPDRYVLGECPRCHAKDQYGDNCEVCGAVYAPTELINPYSALSGARPELKTSEHFFFKLSDPRCVEFLKEWTQNGKHVQPEVAAKIKEWFGTRTKPDGSTSSGLDDWDISRDAPYFGIEIPDAPGKYFYVWLDAPIGYLASLKNLLEKRGEDYEAYMADPMLEQYHFIGKDIITFHTLFWPATLKFSGRKTPTKICVHGFMTVNNGEKMSKSRGTGLDPLKYLALGMNPEWLRYYLGAKLNGRNEDIDFNPEDFMARVNADLVGKYVNIASRAAGFIAKRFGGRLGEPGSEGEALLADLRAQRPAIVQAYEERDTARAARDIMLLCDKVNSFVDANKPWELARQEGMEQRLHEVCSTCIEAFRLLTIYLKPMLPHTAQQVEAFLKVAPLAFSDAQSLLGAGHAIGQYQHLLQRVTTEQLDALFALPEPAQAQPLPGGEAIAPEIKIEDFAKVDLRVARIVECKAVQGSTKLLQLTLDAGEGRLRNVFSGISSMYQPEQLQGKLTVLVANLAPRKMKFGVSEGMVLAASHADEKAHPGIHVLEPFPGAQPGMRIR; from the coding sequence ATGTCCGCGCGCAAGATCTTCGTCACCACCGCCCTGCCGTATGCCAACGGCAAGTTCCACATCGGCCACATCATGGAATACATCCAGGCCGACACCTGGGTGCGGGCACAGCGCATGGCGGGCGCCGAGGTCAACTTCGTCGGTGCCGACGACGCGCACGGCGCGCCGATCATGATTGCCGCGGAGAAGGCCGGCAAGACGCCGCAGCAGTTCGTCGCCGAGATTGCCGCCGGGCGCAAGGAATACCTGGACGGTTTTCACATCGCCTTTGACAACTGGCACAGCACCGACGCACCCGAAAACCACGAGCTGGCGCAGCAGATCTACCTGGATCTGAAAGCCAATGGCCTGATCGAGACCCGCACCATAGAGCAGTTCTACGACCCGCAAAAAGGCATGTTCCTGCCCGACCGCTACGTCCTGGGCGAGTGCCCGCGCTGCCACGCCAAGGACCAGTACGGCGACAACTGCGAGGTCTGCGGCGCGGTGTATGCGCCGACCGAGCTGATCAACCCCTATTCGGCGCTCTCGGGCGCCCGGCCCGAGCTGAAGACCTCGGAGCACTTCTTCTTCAAGCTGTCCGATCCGCGCTGCGTGGAGTTTCTGAAAGAGTGGACGCAAAACGGCAAGCATGTGCAGCCCGAGGTTGCGGCCAAGATCAAGGAATGGTTTGGCACGCGCACCAAGCCCGACGGCAGCACCAGCAGCGGCCTGGACGACTGGGACATCTCGCGCGATGCGCCCTACTTCGGCATCGAGATCCCCGATGCGCCGGGCAAGTATTTCTACGTCTGGCTCGATGCGCCGATCGGCTATCTGGCGTCGCTGAAGAACCTGCTCGAAAAACGTGGTGAGGATTACGAGGCCTACATGGCCGACCCCATGCTTGAGCAGTACCACTTCATCGGCAAGGACATCATCACCTTCCACACGCTGTTCTGGCCCGCCACGCTCAAGTTCAGCGGCCGCAAGACACCGACCAAGATCTGCGTGCACGGCTTCATGACGGTGAACAATGGCGAGAAGATGAGCAAGAGCCGCGGCACCGGGCTCGATCCGCTCAAATACCTGGCGCTCGGCATGAACCCCGAATGGCTGCGCTACTACCTGGGCGCCAAGCTCAACGGGCGCAACGAAGACATCGACTTCAACCCCGAAGACTTCATGGCGCGCGTCAACGCCGACCTGGTGGGCAAATACGTGAACATCGCCAGCCGCGCCGCCGGCTTCATCGCCAAGCGCTTTGGCGGGCGCCTCGGCGAGCCGGGCAGCGAGGGCGAAGCGCTGCTGGCCGACTTGCGCGCGCAGCGCCCAGCCATCGTGCAGGCCTACGAAGAGCGCGACACCGCCCGCGCCGCGCGCGACATCATGCTGCTGTGCGACAAGGTCAACAGCTTTGTGGACGCCAACAAACCCTGGGAGCTGGCCAGGCAGGAGGGCATGGAGCAGCGCCTGCACGAGGTCTGCAGCACCTGCATCGAGGCCTTCCGCCTGCTGACCATCTACCTCAAGCCCATGCTGCCGCACACCGCGCAGCAGGTCGAAGCCTTTTTGAAGGTGGCGCCGCTTGCGTTCAGCGATGCGCAAAGCCTGCTGGGCGCGGGCCACGCCATAGGCCAGTACCAGCACCTGCTGCAGCGCGTGACCACGGAGCAACTGGATGCGCTCTTCGCCCTGCCCGAGCCGGCGCAGGCGCAGCCGCTGCCCGGCGGCGAAGCCATCGCGCCCGAGATCAAGATCGAGGACTTCGCCAAGGTGGACTTGCGCGTGGCCCGCATCGTCGAATGCAAGGCGGTGCAGGGCTCGACCAAGCTGCTGCAGCTCACGCTGGATGCGGGCGAGGGGCGGCTGCGCAATGTGTTCTCGGGCATCTCCAGCATGTACCAGCCCGAGCAGCTGCAGGGCAAGCTCACCGTGCTGGTGGCCAACCTGGCGCCGCGCAAGATGAAGTTCGGCGTGAGCGAGGGCATGGTGCTCGCCGCCAGCCACGCGGACGAGAAGGCGCACCCCGGCATCCATGTGCTCGAGCCCTTTCCCGGCGCGCAGCCTGGCATGCGCATTCGCTGA
- a CDS encoding patatin-like phospholipase family protein: protein MPAAPSTPGAPAPLTGLVLTGGGARAAYQVGVLQGISELRRLCEPGARSNPFPVMAGTSAGAINAAALACGADQFDRAVRRVARVWSHFHTHHVYRSDSISMLRSGASWLTLLSLGWMLARWKRMRPRSLLDNAPLARLLQQLVPLVRLPLLMRQGHMHALAITASSYSSGEHITFFEAGDRLVPWVRSQRRSVRDEIRHEHLLASSAIPFIFPAQGIEIDGATEYFGDGSMRQSAPIAPAIHLGAERILVVGAGRMHESGRDPTAAPSSGYPSLAQVAGHALSNIFLDALWVDVERMQRINKTLSLIPPHLRASSVLRPMQLLVIAPSQRLDAVAARHVQCLPVALRTLLGSIGVSAQQGEIRSAALASYLLFEESYTRELMALGRADVAARRDEVLAFFGWTLPARAGQEAHG from the coding sequence CTGCCAGCCGCCCCCAGCACGCCCGGCGCCCCAGCGCCGCTGACAGGGCTGGTCTTGACCGGCGGCGGCGCCCGCGCGGCCTACCAGGTCGGCGTGCTCCAGGGCATCTCCGAGCTGCGCCGGCTGTGCGAGCCGGGCGCGCGCAGCAACCCCTTTCCCGTCATGGCCGGCACCTCGGCCGGGGCGATCAATGCCGCCGCCCTGGCCTGCGGGGCCGACCAGTTCGACCGCGCGGTGCGCCGCGTGGCGCGCGTCTGGAGCCACTTTCACACGCACCACGTCTACCGCTCGGACTCGATCAGCATGCTGCGCAGCGGCGCCAGTTGGCTCACGCTGCTCTCGCTGGGCTGGATGCTCGCGCGCTGGAAGCGCATGCGCCCGCGCTCGCTGCTGGACAACGCGCCGCTGGCCCGGTTGCTGCAGCAACTGGTGCCGCTGGTGCGCCTGCCGCTGCTGATGCGCCAGGGGCACATGCATGCGCTGGCCATCACCGCCTCCAGCTACAGCTCGGGCGAGCACATCACTTTTTTTGAAGCGGGCGACCGGCTCGTGCCCTGGGTGCGCTCGCAGCGGCGCTCGGTGCGCGACGAAATCCGCCATGAGCATCTGCTGGCTTCTTCGGCCATTCCCTTCATCTTTCCGGCCCAGGGCATTGAGATCGACGGCGCGACCGAGTACTTCGGCGACGGCTCCATGCGCCAGTCGGCGCCGATCGCGCCGGCCATCCACCTCGGGGCCGAGCGCATCCTGGTGGTGGGCGCGGGGCGCATGCACGAGTCGGGGCGCGACCCCACGGCCGCGCCGTCTTCCGGCTACCCCTCGCTTGCACAGGTGGCGGGGCATGCGCTGTCCAACATCTTCCTGGACGCGCTGTGGGTGGACGTGGAGCGCATGCAGCGCATCAACAAGACGCTGTCGCTGATTCCGCCGCACCTGCGCGCCAGCAGCGTGCTGCGTCCGATGCAACTGCTGGTGATCGCGCCCTCGCAGCGCCTCGATGCCGTGGCCGCGCGCCATGTGCAGTGCCTGCCGGTGGCGCTGCGCACGCTGCTGGGCAGCATAGGCGTGTCCGCCCAGCAGGGCGAGATCCGCAGCGCCGCGCTGGCCAGCTATCTGCTGTTTGAAGAGAGCTACACGCGCGAGCTGATGGCGCTGGGCCGCGCCGACGTGGCCGCGCGCCGCGACGAGGTGCTGGCCTTCTTCGGCTGGACCCTGCCCGCCCGGGCCGGGCAAGAGGCCCACGGCTGA
- a CDS encoding DUF47 domain-containing protein — translation MLFGKLLPREGNFFEMFNQHAHCIVDASNAFSALVANYADPRMREKYQHEVDDAERAADRVTHEVNRALHRTFITPIDREQIHLLINSMDDVADLLQDTAEAMALYDLQHVTEEVVLLSDLSAKCCALVQEAVQKLGRIAEPAVTEQALKLCEEIDRLEGDADRVLRSAMSKLFRDSVDAREIIKLKEIYELLESVTDKCEDVANHIEGVILENS, via the coding sequence ATGCTGTTCGGAAAATTATTGCCCCGCGAGGGCAATTTTTTTGAGATGTTCAACCAGCATGCCCATTGCATCGTCGATGCCTCCAATGCCTTTTCGGCGCTGGTGGCCAACTACGCCGATCCGCGCATGCGCGAGAAGTACCAGCACGAGGTCGACGACGCCGAGCGCGCCGCCGACCGCGTCACGCACGAAGTCAACCGCGCGCTGCACCGCACCTTCATCACGCCGATCGACCGGGAACAAATCCACCTGCTGATCAACAGCATGGACGACGTGGCCGACCTGCTGCAGGACACGGCCGAGGCCATGGCCTTGTACGACCTGCAGCACGTGACCGAAGAGGTAGTGCTGCTGTCGGACCTGAGCGCCAAGTGCTGCGCGCTGGTGCAGGAGGCGGTGCAAAAGCTCGGGCGCATTGCCGAGCCGGCGGTGACCGAGCAGGCGCTCAAGCTGTGCGAAGAGATCGACCGCCTGGAGGGCGACGCCGACCGCGTGCTGCGCAGCGCCATGAGCAAGCTGTTTCGCGACTCGGTGGACGCGCGCGAGATCATCAAGCTCAAGGAAATCTACGAACTGCTGGAGAGCGTCACCGACAAGTGCGAGGACGTGGCCAACCACATCGAGGGCGTGATCCTCGAAAACTCCTGA
- a CDS encoding inorganic phosphate transporter — protein sequence MDTVQTALWVVTLLVALAIAFDFMNGFHDAANSIATVVSTGVLKPTQAVLFAAFFNVVAVFVFHLSVAATIGKGIVDIHVVDTHVVFGALVGAITWNIITWYYGIPSSSSHALIGGIVGAVIAKTGAEALVASGILKIVVFIFVSPLLGFALGSIMMVLMAWLLRRVRPQRVDRWFRRLQLVSAGAYSLGHGGNDAQKTIGIVWLLLIATGYASASDAEPPLWVIGACYSAMGLGTMFGGWRIVKTMGQKITKLKPVGGFCAETGGAMSLFLATWLGIPVSTTHTITGAIVGVGSTQRASAVRWGVAGNIVWAWILTIPASAFVAGVAYLISLQLY from the coding sequence ATGGATACCGTACAGACCGCCCTGTGGGTCGTGACCCTGCTGGTGGCGCTGGCCATCGCCTTCGACTTCATGAACGGCTTTCATGATGCGGCCAACTCGATCGCCACCGTGGTCTCTACCGGCGTGCTCAAGCCCACGCAGGCGGTGCTGTTTGCCGCCTTCTTCAACGTGGTGGCGGTCTTCGTCTTTCACCTGAGCGTGGCGGCCACGATAGGCAAGGGCATCGTGGACATCCACGTGGTGGACACGCACGTGGTCTTTGGTGCGCTGGTGGGTGCCATCACCTGGAACATCATCACCTGGTACTACGGCATACCCAGCAGTTCTTCGCATGCGCTGATCGGCGGCATCGTCGGCGCGGTGATCGCCAAGACCGGGGCCGAGGCGCTGGTGGCCAGCGGCATCTTGAAGATCGTGGTGTTCATCTTCGTCTCGCCGCTGCTGGGCTTTGCGCTGGGCTCCATCATGATGGTGCTCATGGCCTGGCTGCTCAGGCGCGTGCGCCCGCAGCGCGTGGACCGCTGGTTTCGGCGCCTGCAACTGGTATCGGCCGGCGCCTACAGCCTGGGCCACGGCGGCAACGACGCGCAAAAGACCATAGGCATCGTCTGGCTGCTCTTGATCGCCACCGGCTACGCCTCGGCCTCGGACGCCGAGCCGCCGCTGTGGGTGATAGGCGCGTGCTACTCCGCGATGGGGCTGGGCACCATGTTCGGCGGCTGGCGCATCGTCAAGACCATGGGGCAGAAGATCACCAAGCTCAAGCCTGTGGGGGGCTTTTGCGCCGAGACCGGCGGCGCGATGTCGCTGTTCCTCGCAACCTGGCTGGGCATACCGGTGTCGACCACGCACACCATCACCGGCGCCATCGTCGGCGTGGGCTCGACCCAGCGCGCGAGCGCGGTGCGCTGGGGCGTGGCGGGCAACATCGTCTGGGCCTGGATCCTGACGATTCCGGCCAGCGCCTTCGTCGCCGGCGTGGCCTACCTCATCAGCCTGCAGCTCTACTGA
- a CDS encoding NINE protein: MKHKTLATWLAFLGGPLGLHRFYLHGPGDWLGWLLPVPTALGLYGVERIRQLGVDDQLSWVLVPLLGLVVAACALTAIVYGLAPQEKWNARHNPGAAPEHPAGRTYWLTVFGVAAALLVGAAVLMATIAFGFEHFWQYQIEEARKISQ; the protein is encoded by the coding sequence ATGAAGCACAAGACTCTTGCCACCTGGCTGGCGTTCCTTGGCGGGCCGCTCGGGCTGCACCGCTTTTATCTGCACGGGCCGGGCGACTGGCTGGGCTGGCTGCTGCCCGTGCCCACGGCGCTGGGCCTGTACGGCGTGGAGCGCATCCGCCAGCTTGGCGTGGACGACCAGCTCAGCTGGGTGCTGGTGCCGCTGCTGGGCCTGGTGGTTGCGGCCTGCGCGCTCACCGCCATCGTCTACGGCCTGGCGCCGCAGGAAAAATGGAATGCGCGCCACAACCCGGGCGCGGCGCCCGAACACCCTGCTGGGCGCACCTACTGGCTGACGGTCTTTGGCGTGGCCGCCGCGCTGCTGGTGGGCGCAGCGGTGCTGATGGCCACGATTGCCTTCGGCTTCGAGCACTTCTGGCAGTACCAGATCGAGGAAGCGCGCAAGATCTCGCAGTAG
- the rpsP gene encoding 30S ribosomal protein S16, with the protein MVVIRLSRGGAKGRPFFNIVVANKRERRDGRFIERVGFYNPSAKGGEEALRVVQDRVTYWKGVGAQPSPTVERLLKQAAKQAA; encoded by the coding sequence ATGGTCGTCATTCGACTCTCGCGCGGCGGTGCCAAGGGCCGTCCGTTCTTCAACATCGTCGTGGCCAACAAGCGTGAGCGCCGCGACGGCCGCTTCATCGAGCGCGTGGGTTTTTACAACCCCTCGGCCAAGGGCGGTGAAGAAGCGCTGCGCGTGGTACAAGACCGCGTCACCTACTGGAAGGGCGTGGGCGCGCAGCCCTCTCCCACCGTGGAGCGCCTGCTCAAGCAAGCTGCCAAGCAGGCCGCCTGA
- the rimM gene encoding ribosome maturation factor RimM (Essential for efficient processing of 16S rRNA), with translation MNETLLLPAAALPHDAVEVGRIGEAWGVKGWFKVFAHSPEPEALLATHDWFLQPATRGAKNPFSGTVHLAVREARVHGDALVASAAAIADRSAAESLRGARVFVSRAAFPAPADDEFYWVDLIGLAVRNREGQALGTVKSLLPSGPQTTLVLEYADEEGKPRERLIPFVSAFVDRVDLPGKCIEVDWQADY, from the coding sequence ATGAACGAAACCCTCTTGCTGCCCGCAGCCGCCTTGCCGCACGACGCCGTCGAAGTCGGGCGCATTGGCGAAGCCTGGGGCGTCAAGGGCTGGTTCAAGGTGTTTGCCCACAGCCCCGAGCCCGAGGCGCTGCTTGCCACGCACGACTGGTTCCTGCAGCCAGCGACGCGGGGCGCGAAAAACCCGTTTTCCGGCACCGTGCATCTGGCGGTGCGCGAGGCGCGCGTGCATGGCGACGCGCTGGTTGCCAGCGCGGCGGCAATTGCCGACCGATCGGCCGCCGAGAGCCTGCGCGGCGCGCGTGTCTTCGTCTCGCGCGCGGCCTTCCCCGCGCCCGCGGACGACGAGTTCTACTGGGTGGATCTGATCGGCCTTGCGGTGCGCAACCGCGAAGGCCAGGCGCTGGGCACGGTCAAGAGCCTGCTGCCGTCGGGGCCGCAGACCACGCTGGTGCTGGAATACGCGGACGAGGAGGGCAAGCCGCGCGAGCGCCTGATCCCCTTCGTATCCGCCTTCGTCGACCGCGTCGACCTGCCAGGCAAGTGCATCGAAGTGGACTGGCAGGCCGACTACTGA
- the trmD gene encoding tRNA (guanosine(37)-N1)-methyltransferase TrmD, whose product MRFDLITLFPELFAPFLASGVTRRAYASGQVQVRLWNPRDYAEGQYRRVDDRPFGGGPGMVMLAEPLAQCLAAIRADRAEAPGAQAPCVLFSPAGRRLDQAGVQAWAGGEGAILLCGRYEGVDQRFVDSCVQQQISLGDFVLSGGEVAAMALLDAVARLQEGVLHDAQSAEQDSFSPALQGLLDCPHYTRPEVWRGQQVPPVLLGGNHAEIARWREQQRLELTARLRPDLLGAPGQTPTGQDASTARRAPTGGDS is encoded by the coding sequence ATGCGTTTTGACCTCATCACGCTGTTTCCCGAGCTGTTTGCGCCCTTTCTGGCCAGCGGCGTCACGCGCCGCGCCTATGCCTCGGGGCAGGTTCAGGTGCGGCTGTGGAATCCGCGCGATTACGCCGAGGGCCAGTACCGCCGCGTGGACGACCGTCCCTTTGGCGGCGGGCCTGGCATGGTGATGCTGGCCGAGCCGCTGGCGCAGTGCCTGGCCGCCATCCGCGCCGACCGCGCCGAAGCGCCCGGGGCGCAGGCGCCCTGCGTGCTGTTTTCGCCGGCGGGGCGGCGCCTGGACCAGGCCGGCGTGCAGGCCTGGGCGGGCGGCGAGGGCGCCATCTTGCTGTGCGGGCGCTACGAGGGGGTGGACCAGCGCTTTGTCGACAGCTGCGTGCAGCAGCAGATCAGCCTGGGCGACTTCGTGCTCTCGGGCGGCGAGGTGGCGGCGATGGCGCTGCTCGACGCGGTGGCGCGCCTGCAAGAGGGCGTGCTGCACGACGCCCAGAGCGCCGAGCAGGACAGCTTCAGCCCCGCGCTGCAAGGCCTGCTCGACTGCCCGCACTACACCCGCCCCGAGGTCTGGCGCGGCCAGCAGGTGCCGCCGGTGCTGCTGGGCGGCAACCACGCCGAGATCGCGCGCTGGCGCGAGCAGCAGCGCCTGGAACTGACGGCGCGCCTGCGCCCGGACTTGCTTGGCGCGCCCGGGCAAACTCCGACTGGGCAGGACGCATCGACCGCGCGCCGCGCGCCCACGGGCGGCGACAGCTGA
- the rplS gene encoding 50S ribosomal protein L19: MNLIQTLEQEEIARLNCTIPSFAPGDTVVVSVNVVEGTRKRLQAYEGVVIAKRNRGLNSAFTVRKISSGEGVERTFQTYSPLIAKIEVKRRGDVRRAKLYYLRGLSGKKARIKEKLPSRVKVDDAPAS, from the coding sequence ATGAATTTGATCCAGACCCTGGAACAGGAAGAAATCGCCCGCCTCAATTGCACGATTCCTTCCTTTGCCCCCGGCGACACCGTCGTGGTCAGCGTGAACGTCGTCGAAGGCACGCGCAAGCGCCTGCAGGCCTACGAAGGCGTGGTGATCGCCAAGCGCAACCGCGGCCTGAACAGCGCCTTCACGGTGCGCAAGATCTCCAGCGGCGAAGGCGTGGAGCGCACCTTCCAGACCTACAGCCCCTTGATCGCCAAGATCGAGGTCAAGCGCCGTGGCGACGTGCGCCGCGCCAAGCTGTACTACCTGCGCGGCCTGAGCGGCAAGAAGGCGCGCATCAAGGAAAAGCTCCCCTCGCGCGTCAAGGTCGACGACGCCCCCGCGTCCTGA
- a CDS encoding CoA pyrophosphatase — translation MPVVKPSATPDFVLPQFDPRSLPLVGDSCALPPVAPSALTPQALRERFSRPPIWTPEIQQEPRYAARQPAQAAVLVPIVLRAQPTVLLTQRTRHLSTHSGQVAFPGGRSDPGDADAAATALREAHEEVGLARSGVEVLGALPVYVTGSSFLVTPVVALVQPDLPLQANPAEVDEIFEVPLLFLLDPANHRRQTLHWKGLQRQWYAMPYEDGAATRFIWGATAGMLRNFYRFMAA, via the coding sequence ATGCCCGTGGTCAAGCCCTCAGCCACCCCCGACTTCGTCCTGCCGCAATTCGACCCGCGCAGCCTGCCTCTGGTCGGTGACAGCTGCGCACTGCCGCCGGTTGCGCCCTCGGCGCTGACGCCGCAGGCGCTGCGCGAGCGGTTTTCCCGCCCGCCGATCTGGACGCCGGAGATCCAGCAAGAGCCGCGCTACGCCGCGCGCCAGCCGGCGCAGGCGGCGGTGCTGGTGCCCATCGTGCTGCGCGCCCAGCCCACGGTGCTGCTCACGCAGCGCACGCGGCATTTGTCCACGCATTCGGGGCAGGTCGCCTTTCCGGGCGGGCGCAGCGACCCTGGCGATGCCGACGCCGCCGCCACCGCGCTGCGCGAGGCGCACGAAGAAGTGGGGCTGGCGCGCAGCGGCGTGGAGGTGCTGGGCGCGCTGCCGGTGTACGTGACCGGCTCGTCCTTTCTGGTCACGCCGGTGGTGGCGCTGGTGCAGCCGGACCTGCCGCTGCAGGCCAACCCGGCCGAGGTGGACGAGATTTTCGAGGTGCCGCTCCTCTTTCTGCTCGACCCGGCCAACCACCGGCGCCAGACGCTGCACTGGAAGGGGCTGCAGCGCCAGTGGTACGCCATGCCCTACGAGGACGGCGCGGCCACGCGCTTCATCTGGGGCGCCACTGCCGGCATGCTGCGCAACTTCTACCGCTTCATGGCCGCCTGA